Within Nocardia fluminea, the genomic segment GCCACCGTCGATCTGGTCGGGGAACCGCACCCGGTCGGGGGGTGGCAGCAGGCCCGTTGCGAGCGGGTCGCTGACTTGCTCGCCTGCACTCCGGGCGCGTGGTGTCCGAACCAGTACGCCAATCCCGACAACATCGACGCCTACGAGTCGCTGGCGTGTGAGTTGCTGACCGAGCTCGGCCACATCGACGTGCTGGTGTGCTCGGTCGGCACCGGAGGTCATTCCGCCGGTGTCGCGCGAGTGCTGCGCCGATCCTTGCCCCGGTTGCGGCTGGTCGGGGTCGACACCGTCGGATCGACGATCTTCGGCCAACCTGCCGCGCCGCGGCTGATGCGTGGCCTGGGTTCCTCGATCTACCCTGCCAACGTCGACTACGCCGCTTTCGACGAAGTGCACTGGGTGGCCGCGCGTGAATCGGTGTGGGCGTGCCGGACCTTGGCCGCCACGCACTACGCCAGCGGTGGTTGGAGCGTCGGCGCGGTGGCTCTGGTCGCGGGCTGGATCGCCCGCAGCTGCGGATCTGACCTGCAAATCGCCGCGGTGTTCCCGGACGGTCCCGAACGCTATGCCGACACCGTCTACAACGACACCTACTGCGGTGAACACGGCTTGCTCGGCGGCCCGATTCCCACCGAACCCGACCGGCTCACCCATCCCGGTGAGCGGGTCGTCTCCTGCTGGACCCGCTGCGAGAACGTCGTTGCCCCAGCGGTAGTACGCGCGTGAATACCGTGTGGCGGCAGCTTTACCGATTCGACCGGCCCGGCGAGACGTAGGGTCAACCAGTTCACCATCAACCCTGGCATCTCCATGCGCACGCCGGCCGGCTACCTGGTGGGTCCGCCGGGGATGCGAGCGTAGCTGGCCGAGCTGGTACGGGGTATCGGTAACTTCACTCAGCTCCATCGCCACGGCGGGCGATCTAGCTCCGGTCGCGGTAGGCCAGCAGCCGTAGCGCGTTCGCGACCACGATTACGGTCGAGCCTTCGTGGATCAGCACGGCCGGGCCGATTCCGAGGCCGAGGATCGTGGCGGGAATCAGCACCGCGACGATGCCGAGGCTGGCCCAGAGGTTCTGGGCGATGATCCGGCTGGCCCGTCTGCTCAGCCCGACCGCGAACGGCAGCGCCTTGAGGTCGTCGGCCATCAACGCGACATCGGCCGTCTCCAGTGCGACATCGGAACCGGCGGCACCCATGGCGATGCCGATGCTGGCGGTGGCCATGGCGGGAGCGTCGTTGACGCCGTCACCGACCATCGCGACCCGGGTGTGGGTCTCGCGCAGGCGGGCGACCTCGGTGACCTTGTCCTCGGGCATCAGTCCGCCGCGGGCCTGACCGATGCCCACCTGCGCAGCGACGGCGTCAGCGACCCGCTGGTTGTCGCCCGAGAGCATGATCGTGCTCGTCATACCGAGCCTGCCGAGCCGCTCGACGACCTGCGCCGCCTCAGCTCGGGGCAGGTCCATCAGACCCACGACGCCGAGCCACCGCTCGCCCGCCCGCACCAGCATTGTGGTGCGGCCCTGCTCCTCGTACCGGGTTACCTCACGGTCGAGTGCCTCCGGCAGCACTGGGCCGTCATCGGCGAACAGTTCCCGCCTGCCGACTCCGGTGGCGATCCCGTTCACTGTCGCGAGCACGCCGCGGCCGGTGACCGAGCGGACGTTCTGCGCCCGCGGGACCGGGGTATCGCCGAGCCGCTCCCGGCCGTCCCGCACGATCGCTCGGGCGAGCGGGTGATCGCTCTGCTCTTCGACAGACACCGCGATGGCGAGCAGTTCAGCCTCGTCGACCCCTTCGGCGGGGATGACGTCCGCGATGCGCGGC encodes:
- a CDS encoding PLP-dependent cysteine synthase family protein, producing MNAVVARTVLPAENLPAQRPRPAALVGNTPLVWIGEPLAGPGQGFWAKLEGSNPGGMKDRPALHMVERARARGDLSDGARIIESTSGTLGLGLALAGIVHHHPVTLVTDPGMESMMRRLLSAYGATVDLVGEPHPVGGWQQARCERVADLLACTPGAWCPNQYANPDNIDAYESLACELLTELGHIDVLVCSVGTGGHSAGVARVLRRSLPRLRLVGVDTVGSTIFGQPAAPRLMRGLGSSIYPANVDYAAFDEVHWVAARESVWACRTLAATHYASGGWSVGAVALVAGWIARSCGSDLQIAAVFPDGPERYADTVYNDTYCGEHGLLGGPIPTEPDRLTHPGERVVSCWTRCENVVAPAVVRA